A single region of the Cucumis melo cultivar AY chromosome 3, USDA_Cmelo_AY_1.0, whole genome shotgun sequence genome encodes:
- the LOC127148387 gene encoding uncharacterized protein LOC127148387: protein MLEKCFDVMNCPEERKVRLATFLLQKEAEGWWKSILARRSDARALDWQTFRGIFEDKYYPSTYYEAKRDEFLGLKQGSLSVAEYERKYTELSRYADVIVASESDRCRRFERGLRFEIRTPVTAIAKWTNFSQLVETSLRVEQSIIEDKSAVELSHGTSTASGFRGREQRRFMPGINISSPQDFKNRSGGQASRNVSYGSVFQRQSQRIPSQPIRSTARSQPG from the coding sequence atgcttgaaaagtgttttgatgtgatgaattgtcctgaggagcgaaaggttagattggccacatttttgttgcaaaaagaggctgaaggatggtggaaatctatattagcaagacgcagtgatgcacgtgctttagactggcagacttttagaggcatattcgaagataagtattatcctaGCACATACTacgaagccaagagggatgaatttctggggttgaaacaaggatcactttcagtggctgagtatgagaggaagtataccgagctttcacggtatgctgacgttattgtagcttctgagagtgacaggtgccgaaggtttgaaagagggttgcgttttgaaatacgtaccccagttacagccattgctaagtggacgaatttctctcagttagtggagacttcccttcgtgtggagcagagtataatAGAAGATAAATcggcagtggagcttagtcatgggacttcaacagctagtggatttagaggccgtgagcagcggaggttcatgcctgggataaatatttcaagccctcaagattttaagaatcgctctggaggccaagcatcgaggaacgtgagttatggtagtgtttttcagagacagagccagagaatacctagtcaacccattagatcaacagCAAGATCGCAACCAGGTTAG